Proteins encoded within one genomic window of Brassica rapa cultivar Chiifu-401-42 chromosome A09, CAAS_Brap_v3.01, whole genome shotgun sequence:
- the LOC103840962 gene encoding uncharacterized protein LOC103840962: MEWATVQHLDLRHVGRGVSKPLQPHTAAFHPTQAVIAVAVGSHIMEFDALTGCKIASIDIGSPAVKMLYSPTSSNAVVAILEDCTIRSCDFETEQTCVLHSPEKRSEHISSDTEVHLAVTPLQPVVFFGFPKRMSVTVVGTVEGGRAPTKIKTDLKKPIVNIACHPRLPVLYVAYAEGLIRAYNIHTYAVHYTLQLDNTIKLIGASAFAFHPTLEWIFVGDRRGTLLAWDVSTERPNMIGITQVGSQPITSISWLPMLRVLVTVSKDGSLQVWKTRVIINPNRPSTQTNFFEPAAMESIDIPRILSQQGGEAVYPLPRIKTLEVHTKLNLAALIFANMAGNENTQNRAAQTREGRKQLFAVLQSARGSSASVLKEKLSSMGSSGILAEHQLQALLQEQHHKGQNQLTISDIARKAFLYSHFMEGHAKTAPISRLPLITVMDTKDQLKDIPVCQPFHLELNFFNKPNRVLHYPVRAFYIEGLNLMAHNLCSGTDSIYKKLYTSIPANVEYHSKQIVYSRKRNLFLVVYEFSGATNEVVLYWENTGSQLPNSKGSTAKGCDAAFIGPNDDQFVILDEDKTGLSMYILPKLTTIEENEKNLLSEENQTKEENPSAIQGPQQFLFETEVDRVFSTPIESTLMFACNGTQLGLAKLFQGYRLSASDGHYISTQGEGRKSIRLKKHEIALQVQWQETPRGYVAGVLTTQRVLMVSADFDILASSSTKYDRGLPSFRSLLWVGPALLFSTTTAVCLLGWDGKVRTILSISTPYAALVGALNDRLLLANPTDISPKQKKGIEIKCCLVGLLEPLLIGFSTMQQTFQQKLDLSEILYQITTRFDSLRITPRSLDILASSPPVCGDLAVSLAQAGPQFNQVLRCTYGIKALRFSTALSVLKDEFLRSRDYPKCPPTSLLFQRFRQLGYACIKYGQFDYAKETFEVIGDNESLLDLFICHLNPSAMRRLAQKLEEESGDPELRRYCERILRARSTGWTQGIFANFAAESMVPKGPEWGGGNWDIKTPTDMKSIPQWELAGEVMPYMKSDDGTIPSIVADHIGVYLGCVKGRVNVVEIKEDSLVSKPGGLLSSLGKPLSDKPLALPAGESSSLMGLESLGKQNVADEQAKAAEEFKKTMYGAAGDGSSSDEEGVPKTKKLQIRIREKPTSTTVDVNKLKEATRTFKLGDGLGLPMSRTKSTSAGSQDLGEMLSQPSPSTTAPVSASAPVDPFAMSSWTQPPQPMSQPAPSGSTGMVAGPIPEDFFQNTIPSVEVAKTLLPAGTYLSKMDQIAQAAKNAPNQANNPTQPDIGLPGGGVPPTTQQPGVPYQTVGLPDGGVPPQFPGQTQGMPQLPGQTQGAPQVPVYSQPLDLSVLGVPNTESGKPPGQPTSPPASVRPGQVPRGAAAPLCFKTGLAHLEQNQLPDALSCFDEAFLALAKDQSRGADIKAQATICAQYKIAVTLLREILRLQRVQGASALSAKDEMARLSRHLASLPLLAKHRINCIRTAIKRNMEVQNYGYSKQMLELLLSKAPASKQEELRGLVDLCVQRGTSNKSIDPLEDPSQLCSATLSRLSTIGYDVCDLCGAKFAALSSPGCIICGMGSIKRSDALAGPAPVSTPFG; the protein is encoded by the exons ATGGAATGGGCAACGGTGCAGCATCTGGATCTGCGCCACGTAGGTCGCGGTGTCAGCAAGCCGCTTCAGCCTCATACGGCGGCGTTTCATCCCACGCAGGCCGTAATCGCTGTCGCAGTCGGCTCTCACATCATGG AGTTTGATGCGTTAACTGGATGTAAGATCGCGTCTATTGATATTGGATCTCCAGCTGTTAAGATGTTGTATAGTCCTACTAGCAGCAACGCCGTCGTTGCCATTCTTGAG GATTGTACAATTAGGTCTTGTGACTTTGAGACGGAGCAGACTTGTGTCTTGCACTCTCCtgagaagaggagtgagcacATTTCCTCTGATACAGAAGTCCATCTCGCAGTGACGCCACTACAACCTGTTGTGTTTTTCGGATTCCCGAAAAGAATGAGTGTGACAG TGGTTGGAACTGTTGAAGGAGGAAGAGCTCCGACGAAAATTAAGACGGATTTGAAGAAACCTATTGTGAACATTGCTTGCCATCCTCGGCTTCCTGTCCTG TATGTAGCATATGCAGAGGGGTTGATTAGAGCCTACAACATTCATACTTATGCTGTTCATTATACACTACAGC tggATAATACTATTAAACTCATCGGTGCCAGTGCATTTGCTTTTCACCCGACGCTAGAATGGATTTTTGTTGGAGATAGGAGGGGTACACTTTTAGCCTGGGATGTTTCAACTGAAAGACCCAATATGATTGGAAT TACGCAAGTGGGTTCACAACCCATCACTTCAATTTCTTGGCTTCCTATGTTGCGGGTACTTGTCACTGTGTCCAAGGATGGATCTCTTCAAGTCTGGAAGACTCGAGTTATAATAAATCCTAACAGGCCTTCGACGCAAACTAACTTTTTTGAGCCTGCCG CTATGGAATCAATAGACATTCCTCGAATTCTCTCTCAACAGGGTGGGGAAGCTGTTTACCCTTTACCACGAATCAAAACTTTAGAAGTTCATACAAAGCTGAACTTAGCAGCTTTGATTTTTGCA AACATGGCGGGTAATGAGAACACTCAAAATCGAGCAGCTCAGACCAGGGAAGGAAGAAAGCAGCTCTTTGCAGTTCTGCAAAGTGCTAGGGGATCGTCAG CTTCTGTTCTAAAGGAAAAGCTTTCATCGATGGGTTCCTCTGGAATTTTAGCCGAGCATCAACTCCAAGCTCTGCTACAAGAGCAACATCACAAGGG CCAAAATCAGCTAACAATATCAGATATTGCACGGAAGGCATTCCTGTATAGT CATTTTATGGAGGGTCATGCCAAAACTGCTCCGATATCAAGGTTACCCCTTATTACCGTCATGGATACAAAGGATCAACTAAAAGACATTCCTGTTTGCCAG CCATTCCATTTGGAGCTGAATTTCTTCAACAAGCCAAATAGGGTCCTTCATTATCCTGTGAGGGCCTTTTATATCGAGGGCCTTAACCTCATGGCACACAATCTCTGTTCTGGAACGGACAGCATCTACAAGAAGCTGTACACATCG ATTCCCGCAAATGTAGAGTATCACTCGAAACAAATTGTTTACAGTCGTAAAAGGAATCTCTTTCTGGTTGTCTATGAATTCAGTGGTGCTACAAATGAAGTTGTGCTTTACTGGGAAAATACAGGTTCTCAGCTGCCTAACAGTAAAGGAAGCACTGCTAAAG GTTGTGATGCTGCCTTTATCGGCCCAAATGATGATCAGTTTGTAATTCTCGACGAGGATAAGACAGGGCTGTCTATGTATATCCTCCCAAAACTTACCACAATCGAAGAGAATGAGAAGAATTTGTTATCTGAAGAGAACCAAACCAAGGAGGAGAATCCTTCCGCAATTCAGGGTCCTCAACAATTTTTGTTTGAGACAGAAGTTGATCGTGTTTTTTCCACACCGATAG AGTCCACTCTGATGTTTGCTTGTAATGGAACCCAACTTGGGCTGGCAAAGCTGTTTCAAGGTTACCGTCTCTCAGCTTCAGATGGTCATTATATTTCAACACAAGGCGAAGGACGAAAATCAATCAGGTTGAAGAAACATGAAATAGCTCTTCAG GTTCAGTGGCAAGAAACACCCAGAGGATATGTCGCAGGGGTATTAACAACCCAAAGGGTGCTGATGGTGTCTGCGGATTTTGATATATTGGCAAGCAGTTCGACAAAATATGATAGAGGCCTACCATCA TTTAGATCTCTTCTATGGGTTGGACCTGCCCTACTCTTTTCGACAACAACTGCTGTATGTTTACTTGGCTGGGATGGGAAAGTGAGGACCATTCTTTCTATAAGTACACCATATGCAG CTCTAGTTGGTGCTCTGAATGACCGCCTTTTGCTCGCTAATCCCACTGATATAAGTCCGAAGCAGAAAAAAGGGATTGAAATCAAGTGCTGTCTTGTTGGGCTACTTGAACCACTTTTAATTGGATTTTCTACAATGCAACAAACGTTTCAGCAGAAACTGGACCTTTCTGAAATATTGTATCAAATAACAACAAG ATTTGATAGTTTGCGAATTACTCCAAGATCTCTTGATATTCTAGCTAGTAGCCCTCCAGTATGCGGAGATCTTGCTGTGTCACTAGCTCAAGCAGGCCCGCAGTTCAACCAG GTATTACGTTGTACATATGGAATCAAGGCTCTTCGGTTCTCCACTGCTTTGTCAGTTTTGAAGGACGAGTTCTTACGTTCGAGAGACTACCCAAAATGCCCTCCAACATCGCTTTTATTCCAGAGATTCCGGCAGCTTGGATATGCCTGTATCAA ATATGGTCAATTTGATTATGCAAAGGAGACTTTCGAAGTAATAGGTGACAACGAGAGCCTGCTAGATCTTTTCATATGCCATCTGAACCCTAGTGCTATGCGTCGTCTTGCCCAGAAATTGGAAGAAGAAAGCGGAGATCCTGAGTTGAGGCGATATTGTGAAAGGATTTTACGAGCACGGTCTACAGGATGGACCCAGGGGATTTTTGCTAATTTCGCAGCTGAGAGTATGGTACCAAAAGGACCAGAATGGGGTGGTGGCAACTGGGATATAAAGACTCCAACCGACATGAAGAGCATACCTCAATGGGAGCTAGCTGGGGAAGTAATGCCATACATGAAGAGTGATGATGGAACCATACCCTCAATAGTAGCTGATCATATCGGTGTCTATTTGGGTTGCGTCAAAGGCAGAGTTAATGTAGTGGAGATTAAAGAAGACAGTTTAGTTTCTAAACCTGGAGGGCTTCTTAGTTCCTTGGGTAAACCTCTGTCAGATAAACCTTTGGCACTTCCTGCTGGTGAATCCAGTTCCTTAATGGGTCTGGAATCTCTAGGGAAACAAAACGTGGCCGATGAACAGGCGAAGGCTGCTGAGGAATTCAAGAAAACAATGTACGGGGCTGCTGGTGATGGCAGCAGCAGTGACGAGGAAGGTGTACCAAAAACTAAGAAGCTGCAAATTAGAATACGAGAAAAGCCAACATCTACCACTGTGGACGTCAATAAGCTTAAAGAAGCTACTAGAACGTTCAAACTCGGAGATGGGCTAGGCCTCCCAATGAGTAGAACAAAATCAACTAGTGCTGGATCCCAGGATTTGGGTGAGATGTTAAGCCAGCCTTCTCCCTCAACAACTGCTCCGGTTTCTGCATCTGCTCCTGTTGATCCTTTCGCAATGAGCTCATGGACTCAGCCTCCTCAGCCAATGTCCCAACCAGCTCCGTCTGGTAGCACGGGTATGGTAGCTGGTCCCATACCCGAAGACTTTTTCCAAAACACAATCCCATCTGTTGAGGTTGCCAAGACATTGCTCCCTGCTGGTACTTATCTTTCGAAAATGGACCAAATCGCTCAAGCTGCAAAGAATGCTCCAAACCAAGCAAACAATCCTACTCAGCCTGATATTGGTCTTCCTGGAGGTGGCGTTCCTCCGACAACTCAACAACCTGGTGTTCCATACCAGACCGTTGGACTCCCTGACGGCGGCGTTCCTCCACAGTTTCCTGGTCAGACTCAGGGGATGCCACAGCTTCCTGGGCAGACTCAGGGAGCACCACAGGTTCCAGTTTATTCGCAGCCTCTTGATCTTAGCGTTCTTGGAGTTCCAAATACAGAATCTGGAAAGCCTCCTGGGCAGCCTACATCTCCCCCTGCTTCAGTTCGTCCTGGACAG GTTCCACGTGGAGCAGCAGCTCCGCTTTGTTTCAAGACTGGACTTGCCCATCTTGAACAAAACCAGCTTCCAGATGCACTGTCTTGCTTCGACGAAGCATTCTTGGCTCTGGCCAAGGATCAATCACGTGGGGCTGATATCAAAGCTCAAGCCACTATCTGTGCTCAGTACAAGATAGCTGTTACTCTCCTTCGG GAAATCTTGAGGCTACAAAGAGTCCAAGGCGCGAGTGCATTAAGCGCAAAGGACGAAATGGCAAGACTCTCAAGGCATCTAGCTTCACTGCCACTACTAGCAAAGCACCGCATAAACTGCATACGCACTGCAATCAAACGAAACATGGAAGTCCAAAACTACGGCTACTCCAAGCAGATGCTGGAACTGCTTTTGTCAAAGGCACCAGCGAGCAAACAAGAAGAATTAAGAGGACTGGTCGATCTCTGTGTCCAAAGAGGCACTTCGAACAAATCCATCGACCCGCTTGAAGATCCGTCTCAGTTATGCTCAGCTACGCTCAGCAGGTTATCGACCATTGGGTACGATGTCTGCGATCTCTGTGGCGCAAAGTTTGCTGCTCTTTCGTCGCCTGGTTGTATCATTTGTGGTATGGGAAGcattaaacggtctgatgcacTCGCTGGACCCGCACCTGTGTCCACACCGTTCGGCTAA
- the LOC103840965 gene encoding nodulation protein H: MAEFICLYGKDSASIVIKQPKRSPLFLRMIVLVFAMVCGLYISSVCLKQFSFQTSQLVPTPITTRIHYPKPQTFNRSECGHNPVRFFAILSMQRSGSGWFETLLNSHDNVSSNGEIFSVLDRRRNVSSIVKTLDRVYNLDWFTSASKNECSAAIGFKWMLNQGLIDNHQEIVDYFNRRGVSAIFLFRRNPLRRMVSVLANSYDRYAKLLNGTHKSHVHSPEEADALSRYKPVINSSSLIHDLQETESLAAKALEYFNTTRHMVVFYEDLITKRTRLEQVQEFLNIPVKNLSSRQVKIHRGDLSDHIKNWEDINKTLNGTEYEKFLGADY; encoded by the exons ATGGCGGAGTTCATCTGTTTATACGGAAAG GACAGTGCATCTATTGTAATAAAGCAACCAAAGAGATCACCTTTGTTCCTAAGAATGATAGTTTTGGTGTTTGCAATGGTCTGTGGTCTCTACATTTCCTCCGTCTGCTTAAAACAGTTCAGTTTCCAAACCTCACAACTTGTCCCAACTCCTATCACTACTCGGATTCATTACCCAAAGCCACAGACTTTCAATAG ATCTGAATGTGGGCACAATCCGGTGAGGTTCTTTGCGATACTCTCAATGCAGAGATCAGGAAGCGGCTGGTTCGAAACGTTGTTAAACAGTCACGACAACGTGAGTTCCAACGGAGAGATCTTCTCGGTCTTGGACCGAAGAAGGAACGTTTCTTCAATCGTTAAGACTCTTGATAGAGTTTATAACCTCGATTGGTTTACGAGCGCTTCGAAGAACGAATGCTCTGCTGCGATTGGGTTCAAATGGATGCTTAACCAGGGTTTGATTGATAACCACCAAGAGATTGTTGATTACTTTAACCGGAGAGGTGTCTCGGCTATTTTTTTGTTCAGGAGGAATCCTCTGAGGAGAATGGTTTCTGTGTTGGCTAATTCTTATGATCGCTACGCTAAGCTTTTGAATGGAACACACAAGTCTCATGTTCATTCTCCTGAAGAG GCAGATGCACTTTCTAGGTACAAGCCTGTTATCAACTCATCATCGTTGATTCATGATTTGCAAGAAACAGAGAGTTTAGCTGCAAAGGCATTGGAATATTTCAACACTACTCGTCATATGGTTGTCTTCTATGAAGATCTCATAACAAAACGGACG AGACTGGAACAAGTTCAAGAGTTTTTGAACATTCCTGTGAAGAATTTGTCGAGCAGACAGGTGAAGATACACAGAGGGGATTTGTCAGATCACATCAAGAACTGGGAAGATATAAATAAGACATTGAATGGGACTGAGTATGAGAAGTTTCTAGGAGCAGATTactag
- the LOC103840964 gene encoding precursor of CEP9, with amino-acid sequence MKLFALILRTIIISIIFDQAPITTEARKLRKTTGQDHFKARSTDEFVPSSPGNSPGMGHKRGNANVERFQDDFKPTEGKKVHKTSGQDHFKTGVTDDFAPTSPGNSPGIGHKKGHANVKGVEDNFKPTEGRMLQKTNGQSHFKTGLTDDFAPTSPGHSPGMGHKKGSANIEGLKDNFEPTVERKSTKKDGQDHFKTGTTEDFAPTTPGNSPGMGHKKGDDFKPTTPGHSPGVGHAVENDEPKT; translated from the coding sequence ATGAAGCTATTCGCTCTCATTTTGAGAACTATTATCATATCGATAATATTTGATCAAGCACCGATCACCACTGAAGCAAGAAAGTTGAGGAAAACAACCGGCCAAGATCATTTCAAAGCTAGATCTACAGATGAGTTTGTGCCTTCTTCTCCAGGAAACAGTCCTGGCATGGGACATAAAAGAGGTAATGCAAATGTCGAAAGGTTCCAAGATGACTTCAAGCCCACGGAAGGAAAAAAAGTTCACAAAACCAGTGGTCAAGATCATTTCAAAACCGGAGTTACGGACGATTTCGCACCTACTTCTCCAGGAAACAGTCCCGGGATAGGGCACAAGAAAGGACATGCAAATGTTAAAGGGGTTGAAGATAACTTCAAGCCCACGGAAGGAAGAATGCTGCAGAAAACGAACGGTCAGTCTCATTTCAAAACCGGATTGACTGACGATTTCGCACCTACTTCTCCGGGACACAGTCCTGGGATGGGCCACAAGAAAGGGAGTGCAAATATTGAAGGGCTTAAAGATAACTTCGAGCCCACGGTAGAAAGAAAATCGACAAAAAAGGACGGTCAAGATCATTTTAAAACCGGAACTACGGAGGACTTCGCACCTACTACTCCAGGAAACAGTCCCGGTATGGGTCATAAGAAAGGAGATGACTTCAAGCCTACGACACCAGGACATAGCCCCGGAGTTGGTCATGCCGTCGAGAACGATGAGCCTAAAACTTAA